Proteins found in one Planctomycetes bacterium MalM25 genomic segment:
- a CDS encoding PEP-CTERM motif protein yields MILNLEALPMKRLPLLCALSALAFASSANAATIVIETLGFNTNGVAFDATNEANASGELLNGAAFPGANVAGMTHDITLTYNNLDLDGDTTANDSVTFTINVTNPGPGLLFNQGLHTNWGTVEGMDVSVSGVSGVTTDGGAPIVFDGFVGAALGAGDGSGTVDRSATINGIPYSLMASGGTGFVFVQDFQDFAPVATLQYRNSGGTQGTLVARNWDLQFSTAIPEPTTLGLLGLGMIGFAARRR; encoded by the coding sequence ATGATTCTGAACTTGGAAGCACTCCCCATGAAAAGACTACCCCTTCTCTGCGCGCTCTCCGCGCTCGCGTTCGCCAGCAGTGCCAACGCCGCAACCATCGTCATCGAAACCCTCGGTTTCAACACCAACGGCGTCGCCTTCGACGCGACGAACGAGGCCAACGCCTCGGGTGAATTGCTGAACGGAGCCGCCTTCCCAGGCGCCAACGTCGCCGGCATGACCCATGACATCACGCTGACCTACAACAACCTCGACCTCGACGGCGACACGACGGCGAACGACTCGGTCACGTTCACCATCAACGTCACCAACCCCGGTCCCGGCTTGCTCTTCAACCAGGGCCTCCACACGAACTGGGGCACCGTTGAGGGCATGGACGTCTCTGTCTCGGGCGTTTCGGGCGTCACGACGGACGGCGGCGCGCCCATCGTCTTCGATGGCTTCGTTGGCGCCGCATTGGGCGCCGGTGATGGATCGGGCACAGTCGATCGGAGCGCTACCATCAACGGAATCCCGTACTCGCTGATGGCTTCCGGTGGCACCGGCTTCGTGTTCGTTCAGGACTTCCAGGACTTCGCTCCAGTTGCAACCCTGCAGTACCGCAACTCGGGCGGCACGCAAGGCACGCTGGTCGCGCGAAACTGGGACCTGCAGTTCAGCACCGCGATCCCCGAGCCCACGACGCTCGGCCTCCTCGGCCTCGGCATGATCGGCTTCGCCGCTCGCCGTCGCTGA
- a CDS encoding hypothetical protein (Phosphate-specific transport system accessory protein PhoU homolog) — protein MGKNLQTDLADLEHLLSAQAELVEEMVLASYRALHERSLDVAVEVLAKEPEINASEVNIEEHCLEVLALQQPVAIDLRRVAAMLKINSDLERIADLAVNVAERTKSLNEYPQVRVPEPLELMLERALGMLRDAHAAFLRVDADLARDVCCRDDEVDAINRDVIAGLVKEMESQPQDVAGYLHVFSVSRIIERIGDHATNIAEDVVYLAEGEITRHHTRTKRSRSEAAASPPRSRPPPGHRSPFCVSWLRGRDKGACRSDPNRVPALACTRIVQHDVPALPTRSLRKGMARPANRPLCAGAAPSHETSK, from the coding sequence ATGGGCAAGAACCTTCAGACGGACTTGGCGGACCTCGAGCATCTGCTCTCGGCGCAGGCGGAGCTCGTCGAGGAGATGGTCCTCGCCAGCTACCGGGCTCTGCACGAGCGATCGCTCGATGTCGCGGTGGAGGTCCTCGCCAAAGAGCCCGAAATCAACGCGAGCGAGGTCAACATCGAGGAGCACTGCCTCGAGGTGCTCGCCCTGCAGCAGCCGGTCGCGATCGACCTGCGGCGGGTGGCGGCCATGCTGAAGATCAACTCGGATCTCGAACGCATCGCCGACCTCGCGGTCAACGTCGCCGAGCGGACCAAGTCGTTGAACGAGTACCCGCAGGTCCGTGTCCCCGAGCCGCTCGAGCTGATGCTGGAGCGGGCGCTCGGCATGCTGCGCGACGCCCACGCCGCGTTCCTCCGCGTCGACGCCGACCTGGCCCGTGACGTGTGCTGCCGAGACGACGAGGTCGACGCGATCAACCGCGACGTCATCGCCGGCCTCGTGAAAGAGATGGAGAGCCAGCCGCAGGACGTCGCCGGCTACCTCCACGTCTTCTCGGTCTCCCGGATCATCGAACGCATCGGCGACCACGCGACGAACATCGCCGAGGACGTCGTCTACCTGGCGGAGGGGGAGATCACCCGCCACCACACGCGAACAAAGCGATCGCGTAGCGAAGCTGCGGCCTCGCCACCGAGGTCTCGGCCACCGCCTGGTCACCGGTCACCGTTTTGCGTGAGTTGGCTGAGAGGTCGCGACAAAGGGGCATGCAGGTCTGACCCCAACCGCGTGCCCGCGTTGGCATGCACTCGCATCGTCCAGCACGACGTTCCTGCGCTGCCAACACGATCTCTCCGCAAGGGCATGGCCAGGCCGGCGAACAGGCCCTTGTGCGCTGGCGCCGCACCGTCTCACGAGACAAGCAAGTAG
- the atsA_28 gene encoding Arylsulfatase produces the protein MSRLPAVCAFVLLAASLSTVGVRAQQPQVDRTVLPIQAPWYPPITTLDARDAKAPPVFEVKAPKGAPNVVVILLDDIGFGGTGATGSVLPTPHFDKLAKNGLLYNQFHTTALCSPTRQALITGRNHHSCNQAKITEVATAFPGATGMLPNDVATVAEMLRQNGYSTAAYGKHHETAVWEISPSGPFTRWPNFTGFDEFYGFLGGETNQWAPAIYHNLNRVEAPNEPDYHFMNDMATKSIEWIRFQQALTPDKPFFVYFAPGAVHAPHHVPKSYIEKQRGRFDEGWDVIRERIFEQQKALGVIPPETKLAAKPDDIKDWDDLSSKEKKLYARQAEVFAAFLDMTDHETGRMIQAIEDLGELDNTLILYIAGDNGTSAEGGMSGLYNEMTYFNAEPEGSDIDVMLQHYDDWGGPSTYPHMAAGWAVAFDSPFTWTKQVASNYGGTRNAMVAHWPDRIQAKGEVRSQWHHVIDVVPTILEAANLPQPRVVNGTPQRPIEGVSMVYTWDYPRAPSQHTTQYFEMFGNRGIYFDGWFAGTVHVKPWASPENRFTEDTWELYHVAEDFSMSTDLADKHPDILEKLQQVFLGEAVKYNVLPLDDRREELFNPKLAGRPDLMFGRRELTLYEGMYGLLENDFINVKNTSFEVVAEVESGDEPANGVIVAQGGRFGGWALHVKDGVPMYTYNYLGLKRSVATGASKLPEGASTVKMDFAYDGGDKPGAGGTATLYINGQSVGSTKVPKTEFAIFSADESAGVGLDMETTVSDEYEEGDNRFTGKIVKVSIALK, from the coding sequence ATGTCACGATTGCCCGCTGTTTGCGCCTTCGTTCTGCTGGCGGCATCTCTCTCGACGGTCGGGGTTCGTGCCCAGCAGCCGCAGGTGGACCGCACGGTGCTGCCGATCCAGGCGCCCTGGTACCCACCGATCACGACGCTCGACGCCCGCGACGCCAAGGCCCCGCCGGTCTTCGAGGTGAAGGCGCCGAAGGGGGCTCCCAACGTGGTCGTGATCTTGCTCGACGACATCGGCTTCGGCGGCACCGGCGCGACCGGCAGCGTTCTGCCGACTCCGCACTTCGACAAGCTCGCGAAGAACGGCCTGCTCTACAACCAGTTCCACACGACGGCCCTCTGCTCGCCCACACGGCAAGCGCTGATCACCGGCCGCAACCACCACTCGTGCAACCAGGCGAAGATCACGGAGGTGGCGACCGCCTTCCCGGGCGCGACGGGCATGCTGCCGAACGACGTCGCGACCGTCGCGGAGATGCTGCGTCAGAACGGCTACAGCACCGCCGCGTACGGCAAGCACCACGAGACGGCCGTCTGGGAGATCAGCCCCTCGGGCCCCTTCACGCGCTGGCCGAACTTCACGGGCTTCGATGAGTTCTACGGGTTCCTCGGCGGGGAGACCAACCAGTGGGCGCCGGCGATCTACCACAACCTCAACCGGGTCGAGGCCCCCAACGAACCCGATTACCACTTCATGAACGACATGGCGACCAAGTCGATCGAGTGGATCCGGTTCCAGCAAGCGTTGACGCCCGACAAGCCGTTCTTCGTCTACTTCGCGCCGGGCGCGGTCCACGCGCCGCACCACGTCCCCAAGTCGTACATCGAGAAGCAGCGGGGCCGGTTCGACGAGGGCTGGGACGTCATCCGTGAGCGGATCTTCGAACAGCAGAAGGCGCTGGGCGTCATCCCTCCGGAGACCAAGCTCGCCGCCAAGCCGGACGACATCAAGGACTGGGACGACCTGTCCAGCAAAGAGAAGAAACTCTACGCGCGCCAGGCCGAAGTCTTCGCCGCCTTCCTCGACATGACCGACCACGAGACGGGCCGCATGATCCAGGCGATCGAGGACCTGGGCGAGCTGGACAACACCCTGATCCTCTACATCGCTGGCGACAACGGCACCAGCGCCGAAGGGGGCATGTCGGGCCTCTACAACGAGATGACGTACTTCAACGCGGAGCCCGAAGGCTCGGACATCGACGTCATGCTCCAGCACTACGACGACTGGGGCGGGCCCTCGACCTATCCGCACATGGCCGCGGGCTGGGCCGTCGCCTTCGACTCGCCCTTCACCTGGACCAAGCAGGTCGCCTCCAACTACGGCGGCACACGCAACGCGATGGTCGCCCACTGGCCGGACCGCATCCAAGCGAAGGGCGAGGTCCGATCGCAGTGGCACCACGTGATCGACGTCGTGCCGACGATCCTCGAAGCCGCCAACCTGCCCCAGCCGCGGGTCGTCAATGGCACGCCGCAGCGGCCGATCGAGGGGGTCAGCATGGTTTACACCTGGGACTACCCCCGTGCGCCGAGCCAGCACACGACCCAGTACTTCGAGATGTTCGGCAACCGGGGCATCTACTTCGACGGCTGGTTCGCCGGCACGGTCCACGTGAAGCCGTGGGCCAGCCCCGAGAACCGCTTCACCGAAGACACCTGGGAGCTGTACCACGTGGCTGAGGACTTCAGCATGTCGACGGACCTCGCCGACAAGCACCCGGACATCCTCGAGAAGCTGCAGCAGGTCTTCCTGGGCGAGGCGGTCAAGTACAACGTGCTCCCGCTCGACGACCGCCGCGAGGAGCTCTTCAACCCGAAGCTCGCCGGGCGCCCCGACCTGATGTTCGGCCGCCGCGAGCTGACCCTCTACGAGGGGATGTACGGGCTGCTCGAGAACGACTTCATCAACGTCAAGAACACCTCGTTCGAGGTCGTCGCCGAGGTCGAGAGCGGGGACGAACCCGCCAACGGCGTCATCGTCGCCCAGGGCGGACGGTTCGGCGGCTGGGCTTTGCACGTGAAGGACGGCGTGCCGATGTACACGTACAACTACCTGGGCCTCAAACGCTCGGTCGCGACCGGCGCGTCGAAGCTGCCCGAGGGGGCCTCGACCGTGAAGATGGACTTCGCGTACGACGGCGGCGACAAGCCCGGCGCCGGCGGGACCGCGACGCTCTACATCAACGGTCAGTCCGTCGGTTCGACCAAGGTCCCGAAGACCGAGTTCGCGATCTTCTCCGCCGACGAGTCCGCAGGCGTTGGCCTCGACATGGAAACGACCGTCTCGGACGAGTACGAAGAGGGGGACAACCGCTTCACCGGCAAGATCGTGAAGGTGTCGATCGCGCTCAAGTGA
- a CDS encoding Sodium Bile acid symporter family protein: protein MTRTLNLLANLFPVWTVLCCLAALWRPGLFEWFGPCIVPALGVIMLGMGVTLSVDDFTRVLRTPRPVLLGFLAQFTIMPLLGWAISAGLGLPTEIAVGVILVSCCPGGTASNVVTFIARANLALSLLMTMCSTFGAIVLTPLLTKWLVGERLPVDAWGLFKTTVLVVLLPVLAGLALHHLTPRLVKRVTPVAPLVSVFAIALICANILGRNAEQVIAHSGVLVAAIAMLHAGGFALGYALARLLGFEELIRRTVSIEVGMQNSGLGAVLAKEHFTNPQTLVCLAAVPCAISAVMHSVIGSVLAVGWRLRAADEPAVDPPNEAAPIQRG from the coding sequence GTGACACGCACCCTCAACCTGCTCGCGAACCTCTTCCCCGTCTGGACCGTGTTGTGCTGCCTCGCCGCGCTGTGGCGGCCGGGGCTGTTCGAGTGGTTCGGGCCGTGCATCGTGCCGGCGCTGGGCGTCATCATGCTAGGGATGGGCGTCACCCTTTCGGTCGACGACTTCACCCGCGTGCTGCGGACGCCGCGGCCCGTGCTGCTGGGGTTCCTCGCGCAGTTCACCATCATGCCGCTCTTGGGCTGGGCGATCTCGGCGGGGCTGGGCCTGCCGACCGAGATCGCCGTGGGGGTGATCCTCGTGTCGTGCTGCCCGGGGGGGACCGCGTCGAACGTGGTGACCTTCATCGCCCGGGCGAACCTGGCGCTGTCGCTGTTGATGACGATGTGCTCGACGTTCGGCGCGATCGTGCTGACGCCGCTGCTCACGAAGTGGCTGGTCGGCGAGCGGCTGCCGGTCGATGCGTGGGGGCTGTTCAAGACGACCGTCCTGGTGGTGTTGCTGCCGGTGCTGGCCGGCCTGGCGTTGCACCACCTGACGCCCCGGCTGGTCAAGCGGGTGACGCCCGTCGCGCCGCTGGTGAGCGTGTTCGCCATCGCGCTGATCTGCGCGAACATCCTCGGCCGCAACGCCGAGCAGGTGATCGCCCACAGCGGCGTGCTGGTCGCGGCGATCGCCATGCTGCACGCGGGCGGGTTCGCGTTGGGCTACGCGTTGGCGCGGCTCTTGGGCTTTGAAGAGCTGATCCGTAGGACCGTGTCGATCGAGGTCGGCATGCAGAACTCGGGGCTCGGCGCCGTGCTGGCGAAGGAGCACTTCACCAACCCGCAGACGCTCGTCTGCCTGGCCGCCGTGCCGTGCGCGATCTCGGCCGTGATGCACTCGGTGATCGGCAGCGTGCTGGCGGTCGGGTGGCGACTGCGGGCCGCCGACGAGCCGGCGGTTGATCCGCCGAACGAAGCCGCCCCAATCCAAAGGGGTTGA
- a CDS encoding photosystem I assembly protein Ycf3, with amino-acid sequence MNRARLKTRTGPLLAIALIGSLLLPGCAMTRRNQRPDYVAQAKQMWRRGVTALESGKLGEAESWLRQAAEASPDDAPTQRHLAEALWQSGQHDEALECAEAACRCAPQDCESTVRAGQMRLAQGDAGQANDWADRSIDLNTRSADAWALRGRSHQRLGDTDRALADYQQALRYAPSDPQLLTDVALLHRARGDHRRCLTTLHQLIDAYPPGQEPAGALALAGESYLALGRASEAADTLQLASTRGPADADLLYRLAEAQAACGNRDLAMADAQRALDLDAQHDGSRQLLARLRSADTARLR; translated from the coding sequence TTGAACCGAGCCCGCCTTAAAACGCGAACCGGCCCCCTGCTAGCGATCGCGTTGATCGGCTCGCTGCTGCTGCCGGGCTGCGCCATGACCCGCCGGAACCAGCGGCCCGATTACGTGGCCCAGGCGAAGCAGATGTGGCGGCGGGGGGTGACGGCGCTCGAATCGGGCAAGCTCGGCGAGGCCGAGTCGTGGCTCCGCCAGGCGGCGGAGGCCTCGCCCGACGACGCCCCCACGCAGCGTCACCTGGCCGAGGCCCTCTGGCAGAGCGGCCAGCACGACGAGGCGCTCGAGTGCGCCGAGGCGGCTTGCCGCTGCGCCCCGCAAGACTGCGAATCGACCGTCCGGGCGGGCCAGATGCGGCTCGCCCAGGGCGACGCGGGGCAGGCGAACGACTGGGCCGACCGGTCGATCGACCTCAACACCCGCTCCGCCGACGCGTGGGCCCTGCGGGGCCGCTCGCACCAACGGCTCGGCGACACCGACCGGGCGTTGGCCGATTACCAGCAGGCGCTCCGCTACGCCCCGAGCGACCCGCAGCTGCTGACCGACGTCGCCCTGCTCCACCGGGCCCGGGGCGACCACCGACGGTGCCTGACGACGCTGCACCAGCTGATCGACGCCTACCCGCCCGGCCAAGAGCCGGCCGGCGCGCTGGCCCTGGCGGGCGAGTCTTACCTCGCCCTCGGCCGCGCTAGCGAGGCCGCCGACACGCTGCAGCTCGCCTCGACCCGCGGGCCGGCGGACGCGGATCTGCTGTACCGTCTCGCCGAGGCGCAAGCCGCCTGCGGCAACCGCGACCTGGCGATGGCGGACGCGCAACGGGCGCTCGACCTCGACGCGCAGCACGACGGCAGCCGCCAGCTGCTCGCCCGCCTGCGGTCGGCCGACACGGCCCGCCTCCGCTGA
- a CDS encoding ABC-2 family transporter protein: protein MFIGPVFTREAITAPRRPQFFVARVLLVAGLLGLALTAWQVFVGAGGSDAAISGPGGLARFGRAVFELLTPLVLTLAVLFSALFSAAAVSQEKSRGTLVLLLLTDLRNSELVLGRMLASLLTVLVATLAVVPFFLILALLGGIDHRQVGWAIAVTAAAALAAGSLGSTLALWREKTFQALALTAIGLVLWLALGEVVASGVLGPTIGGLEAADAAARISPWRALAAAMEPRYGPPPALFAGDETSAAPVSAADSVGWFVAIGFGLAFLLSAIAIGMVRVWNPSRELRAAGPTSDESSEEDSAATLTNAAGPVAVGKARGQDAAVHHAGGKSREVWNNPVLWREVRTWAYGKKVIAVKAAYLVIFAVCAAATVQAVQEPGASRSMIPAAAAPMAPLLVVSLVLVNALSVTSLTGERDGKSLDLLLATDLSPQELIVGKLGGAFWNAREMIVLPLLLCLWIGWTGAISPWELGVLVACLLVMDVFAAVLGLHAAMIYASSRKAIGVSVGTLLFLFLGVSTCMRMMLALSDTFEGQFASFIGFIVGGGLALFVALGWRNPSAAIALASFTAPFATFYAIVSFLLGSYSLVGLATVGTFAFATAAMLVPALSEFDIATGSQPAREE, encoded by the coding sequence GTGTTCATCGGCCCCGTCTTCACCCGCGAAGCGATCACCGCCCCCCGCAGGCCGCAGTTCTTTGTTGCGCGGGTGCTGCTCGTGGCCGGCCTTCTGGGGCTGGCGCTGACCGCTTGGCAGGTCTTCGTCGGGGCGGGGGGGAGCGACGCGGCCATCTCGGGGCCGGGGGGGCTCGCTCGGTTCGGGCGGGCCGTCTTCGAGTTGCTCACGCCGCTGGTGCTGACGCTCGCGGTCCTGTTTTCGGCCCTCTTTTCGGCGGCGGCCGTGTCGCAGGAGAAGAGCCGGGGCACGCTCGTGCTGCTGCTGCTGACCGACCTGCGGAACTCCGAGCTCGTCCTCGGTCGCATGCTCGCCAGCCTGCTCACCGTGCTGGTGGCGACGCTCGCCGTCGTCCCCTTCTTCCTGATCCTCGCCCTGCTCGGCGGGATCGATCATCGGCAGGTCGGCTGGGCGATCGCCGTGACGGCCGCCGCGGCGCTCGCGGCGGGGAGCCTCGGGTCGACGCTCGCCCTGTGGCGGGAAAAGACGTTCCAGGCCCTCGCGCTGACGGCCATCGGCCTCGTCCTCTGGCTCGCGCTGGGGGAGGTCGTCGCCTCGGGCGTGCTGGGGCCGACGATCGGCGGGCTCGAAGCGGCCGACGCCGCCGCGCGGATCAGCCCCTGGCGGGCGCTCGCGGCCGCGATGGAGCCCCGCTACGGCCCCCCCCCGGCGTTGTTCGCTGGGGATGAGACATCCGCCGCGCCCGTATCCGCCGCCGACTCGGTCGGCTGGTTCGTGGCGATCGGCTTCGGGTTGGCCTTCCTGCTCAGCGCGATCGCGATCGGCATGGTGCGGGTCTGGAACCCGTCGCGCGAGCTGCGCGCCGCCGGGCCCACGAGTGACGAGTCGTCCGAAGAGGACTCGGCTGCCACTCTGACCAACGCCGCCGGGCCGGTCGCCGTCGGCAAGGCGCGCGGCCAGGACGCCGCCGTCCACCACGCCGGCGGCAAGTCGCGCGAGGTCTGGAACAACCCGGTCCTCTGGCGCGAGGTCCGCACCTGGGCGTACGGCAAGAAGGTGATTGCGGTGAAGGCGGCCTACCTGGTCATCTTCGCTGTCTGCGCCGCGGCAACGGTTCAGGCGGTTCAGGAGCCGGGCGCGAGCCGGTCGATGATCCCCGCCGCCGCCGCGCCGATGGCGCCCCTGCTGGTGGTGAGCCTCGTGCTGGTGAACGCGTTGTCGGTGACCTCCCTCACGGGCGAGCGCGACGGCAAGTCGCTCGACCTGCTGCTCGCGACCGACCTCTCACCGCAAGAGTTGATCGTCGGCAAGCTCGGCGGGGCGTTTTGGAACGCGCGCGAGATGATCGTGCTGCCGCTGTTGCTCTGCCTGTGGATCGGCTGGACCGGCGCCATCAGCCCGTGGGAACTCGGCGTGCTGGTCGCTTGCCTGCTGGTGATGGACGTCTTCGCCGCGGTGCTCGGCCTGCACGCGGCGATGATCTACGCCAGCAGCCGCAAGGCGATCGGCGTGAGCGTCGGCACGCTGCTGTTCCTTTTCCTGGGCGTGTCGACCTGCATGCGGATGATGCTCGCGCTGTCCGACACGTTCGAGGGCCAGTTCGCCTCGTTTATCGGCTTCATCGTCGGCGGCGGGCTGGCGCTGTTCGTGGCGCTCGGCTGGCGGAACCCGTCGGCGGCGATCGCGCTGGCGTCGTTCACGGCGCCCTTCGCCACGTTCTACGCGATCGTGAGCTTCCTGCTGGGCAGCTACAGCCTGGTCGGCCTGGCGACGGTCGGCACGTTCGCCTTCGCGACGGCCGCGATGCTTGTGCCGGCGTTGTCCGAGTTCGACATCGCCACGGGGTCCCAGCCGGCGCGAGAGGAATAG
- the leuB gene encoding 3-isopropylmalate dehydrogenase, with translation MKLAVLAGDGIGPEVVGASLEVLKAAATACGLDYETTDFPFSAAHFLETGHILEDEDVSALRGFDAILLGAVGGLPNDPRLAGGVIEKGILLKLRFELDQYINLRPVTLYPGIETPLKGKTSEHIDFVCVRENTEDLYCGVGGFVRKGTPQEIASQTMVATRFGVERCVRYAFELAKTRQRKHLTLVHKTNVLTFAGDTWHRAFQEVAEEYPDVETAYHHVDACCMYMVSKPEVYDTIVVPNMFGDIITDLGAAIAGGMGIASSGNLNPDGAAPGMFEPVHGSAPDIAGQNVANPIATIDSLGLLLRETGRIKQNAAAIQAGEQIGAAVRKVTPKFEGKSLDRSGYGTDAIGQMVIDAL, from the coding sequence ATGAAACTCGCTGTACTCGCCGGCGACGGCATCGGTCCCGAAGTCGTTGGCGCCTCGCTCGAAGTCCTGAAGGCCGCCGCCACCGCGTGCGGACTCGATTACGAGACAACCGACTTCCCGTTCTCGGCCGCCCATTTCTTGGAGACCGGCCACATCCTAGAGGACGAGGACGTCAGTGCGCTCCGCGGCTTCGACGCGATCCTGCTGGGCGCCGTCGGCGGCTTGCCCAACGACCCGCGACTCGCGGGCGGGGTGATCGAGAAGGGGATCCTGCTCAAGCTCCGCTTCGAGCTGGACCAGTACATCAACCTGCGTCCCGTGACGCTCTACCCGGGCATCGAGACCCCCCTCAAAGGGAAGACGAGCGAGCACATCGACTTCGTCTGCGTCCGTGAGAACACCGAGGACCTCTACTGCGGCGTCGGCGGTTTCGTCCGCAAGGGGACGCCACAGGAGATCGCCAGCCAGACGATGGTGGCGACCCGCTTCGGCGTCGAGCGCTGCGTCCGCTACGCGTTCGAGCTCGCCAAGACCCGCCAGCGGAAGCACCTGACGCTCGTCCACAAGACGAACGTCCTCACGTTCGCCGGCGACACGTGGCACCGCGCCTTCCAGGAGGTCGCCGAGGAGTACCCGGACGTCGAGACCGCGTACCACCACGTCGACGCGTGCTGCATGTACATGGTGAGCAAGCCCGAGGTCTACGACACGATCGTCGTGCCGAACATGTTCGGCGACATCATCACCGACCTGGGCGCCGCGATCGCGGGCGGCATGGGGATCGCGAGCAGCGGCAACCTGAACCCCGACGGCGCCGCGCCGGGCATGTTCGAGCCGGTCCACGGCAGCGCGCCGGACATCGCGGGCCAGAACGTGGCGAACCCGATCGCGACGATCGATTCGCTCGGCCTCCTGCTCCGCGAGACGGGCCGCATCAAGCAGAACGCGGCCGCGATCCAAGCGGGGGAGCAGATCGGCGCCGCCGTCCGCAAGGTGACCCCCAAATTCGAGGGCAAGAGCCTCGACCGCAGCGGCTACGGCACCGACGCGATCGGCCAGATGGTGATCGATGCACTGTGA
- the nasE gene encoding Assimilatory nitrite reductase [NAD(P)H] small subunit, with the protein MADYVTVARVGEIAEGEGKTVAVGERLVAIFLVEGRYRAIDDLCPHQGASLGAGCVEEGEVFCPWHGWRFRLDDGKWADNPRLGVEVFETRVVGDEVQVKEVASGQ; encoded by the coding sequence ATGGCGGACTACGTTACGGTCGCCCGCGTCGGCGAGATCGCCGAGGGCGAGGGGAAGACGGTCGCCGTCGGCGAGCGGCTCGTTGCGATCTTCCTCGTCGAGGGCCGGTACCGGGCGATCGATGATCTCTGCCCGCACCAGGGCGCATCGCTCGGGGCGGGGTGCGTCGAGGAGGGCGAGGTCTTCTGCCCCTGGCACGGCTGGCGTTTCCGTCTGGACGACGGCAAATGGGCCGACAACCCGCGTCTGGGCGTCGAGGTGTTCGAGACCCGCGTCGTCGGCGACGAGGTGCAGGTCAAAGAAGTCGCCAGTGGCCAGTAG
- a CDS encoding metal-dependent hydrolase, giving the protein MPTTLTWLGHNAWSLDCVSETTGDGTKVLIDPFLNDSPTAPVKAEDVEADYLVLSHGHGDHLGDTVAIAKRTGATVLTAYEISLWLAGQGVPADHVVGMNPGGGYELISKGSGACGRVKMTAAHHSSSLPDGTYAGVAMGLEITTGGKRLYFACDTSLFADMQLIGDADLNGSPLDLAVLPIGDLFTMGPADSVIATKLLRPAKVLPCHYNTFPPIEQDAAAWAEEIRKRTDAEPIVLEPGGSITL; this is encoded by the coding sequence ATGCCCACAACGCTCACCTGGCTCGGCCACAACGCTTGGTCGCTCGACTGTGTTTCTGAGACGACGGGGGACGGCACGAAGGTCCTCATCGACCCGTTCCTGAACGACTCGCCCACCGCGCCCGTGAAGGCCGAAGACGTGGAGGCGGACTACCTCGTCCTGTCGCACGGGCACGGAGATCACCTCGGTGACACGGTCGCGATCGCTAAACGGACCGGCGCGACGGTCCTCACGGCGTACGAGATCTCGCTCTGGCTGGCGGGGCAGGGCGTGCCGGCGGATCACGTCGTCGGCATGAATCCGGGGGGCGGCTACGAGCTGATTTCCAAGGGGTCCGGGGCTTGCGGGCGCGTGAAGATGACCGCCGCGCACCACTCCAGCAGCCTGCCCGACGGGACCTACGCCGGCGTGGCGATGGGCCTGGAGATCACCACCGGCGGCAAGCGGCTCTACTTCGCCTGCGACACGTCGCTGTTCGCCGACATGCAATTGATCGGCGATGCGGATCTGAACGGTTCGCCCCTCGACCTCGCGGTGCTGCCGATCGGCGACCTCTTCACGATGGGCCCCGCCGACTCGGTGATCGCGACCAAGCTGCTGAGGCCCGCGAAGGTGCTGCCGTGCCACTACAACACCTTCCCCCCGATCGAGCAGGACGCCGCCGCGTGGGCCGAGGAAATCCGGAAGCGGACCGACGCCGAGCCGATCGTCCTCGAACCGGGCGGCTCGATCACGCTATGA